The proteins below are encoded in one region of Fibrella aestuarina BUZ 2:
- a CDS encoding OmpH family outer membrane protein, which yields MKNVSLAINAVLAIAVAVLYYLHFKSQQPAEDTKAAPKVVEGRKIVYVNIDSLATNYDYFKDTRKVLESKQFQLENDIQNRGRNLQNKLAFFQQRAQTMTMEQGRAAQAQLQKEEQDLMAYRERAAQGLAVEKAKKDDELYNQIFDYLKKVNAQNKYEMVLGYQKGGNILFADGGSDATKRVIDGLNKEYAAKQTATKK from the coding sequence GTGAAAAATGTTTCCCTGGCGATCAACGCCGTGCTCGCCATCGCCGTAGCTGTATTGTACTACCTGCACTTCAAATCACAGCAACCTGCCGAAGACACCAAGGCGGCTCCGAAAGTAGTAGAAGGTCGCAAAATCGTGTATGTCAACATCGACTCGCTAGCAACTAACTACGATTATTTCAAGGACACGCGCAAAGTGCTCGAAAGCAAGCAGTTCCAGCTGGAAAACGATATTCAGAACCGGGGGCGTAACCTGCAGAATAAACTGGCGTTTTTCCAGCAGCGTGCACAAACCATGACGATGGAGCAGGGCCGCGCCGCTCAGGCTCAGTTGCAGAAAGAAGAGCAGGACCTGATGGCCTACCGCGAACGCGCCGCCCAGGGGCTGGCCGTTGAAAAAGCGAAGAAAGACGATGAGCTGTACAACCAGATCTTCGACTACCTGAAAAAAGTAAACGCCCAGAACAAATATGAGATGGTACTGGGCTACCAGAAAGGCGGCAATATCCTGTTTGCCGATGGCGGTAGTGATGCCACGAAGCGCGTCATCGACGGCCTAAACAAAGAGTATGCAGCCAAACAGACCGCTACCAAAAAATAG
- the smpB gene encoding SsrA-binding protein SmpB has translation MASTTIVKQVDIRNRRASFEYAFLETYTAGLVLTGTEIKSIRQGKVNLQDAYCLFLGDELYIRQMSISTYTEGTYNNHEPLRDRKLLMTKRELRKLTENLKDQGLTIVPVRLYTNPRGFAKLDIALAKGKKLYDKRESIKERDTARNLQRGNYDD, from the coding sequence ATGGCTAGTACAACAATTGTGAAGCAGGTCGATATCCGGAATCGGCGAGCTTCGTTTGAATACGCGTTTCTGGAAACATACACCGCCGGGCTGGTACTGACCGGCACCGAAATCAAATCGATTCGTCAGGGAAAGGTGAATTTGCAGGACGCCTATTGCCTCTTTCTAGGGGATGAACTCTACATCCGGCAAATGAGTATCTCGACCTATACCGAAGGCACTTATAACAACCATGAACCCCTCCGCGACCGCAAGCTGCTGATGACCAAACGCGAGCTTCGGAAGCTGACCGAGAACCTCAAAGACCAGGGGCTGACGATCGTGCCGGTTCGGCTTTATACCAACCCGCGCGGATTTGCCAAGCTGGATATTGCCCTTGCCAAGGGTAAGAAGCTGTATGATAAACGCGAAAGCATCAAAGAGCGAGACACAGCCCGTAACCTGCAACGAGGGAATTACGACGATTGA
- a CDS encoding HNH endonuclease: MGRKVLVLNSDYSALSICSVPKAFLLVYLSKAELVAESEALFLRTVDKEFPMPTVIRLHRYVHLPYKGVMLTRQNIFRRDGHQCQYCGTTEDLTLDHVIPKSRGGKTNWDNLLTACKRCNSRKGDFTPEEANLKMRHKPFKPSFIVFLRDFSGVIDDSWMPFLTTKRERIYD, from the coding sequence ATGGGCAGGAAAGTCTTAGTCTTAAATTCAGATTATAGTGCACTTAGCATTTGCTCTGTACCCAAAGCGTTTCTGTTGGTTTACCTGAGCAAAGCCGAATTAGTGGCCGAGTCAGAGGCCTTGTTTCTCCGCACCGTTGACAAGGAGTTCCCGATGCCCACCGTCATCCGACTGCATCGGTATGTTCACCTACCGTATAAGGGCGTCATGCTGACTCGCCAAAACATTTTCCGGCGGGATGGTCATCAGTGCCAATACTGTGGTACAACCGAGGACTTGACCCTCGACCACGTCATTCCGAAGTCGCGGGGTGGCAAAACCAACTGGGATAACCTGCTGACGGCCTGCAAACGTTGCAACTCGCGCAAAGGTGATTTCACCCCGGAGGAGGCAAACCTGAAAATGCGTCACAAGCCCTTCAAGCCGTCCTTCATCGTCTTCCTCCGCGATTTCTCCGGTGTGATCGACGATAGCTGGATGCCTTTTCTGACCACTAAGCGGGAACGCATCTACGACTAG